One Cellulomonas sp. Y8 DNA segment encodes these proteins:
- a CDS encoding carbohydrate ABC transporter permease yields MRRLLYSQRLAPYLFILPFVATLALFWIIPVARSVVMSTQEVLYGQTTSVGLDNYARLWNDSVFWTAMFNSARYMVLTLALLIPIPMLLAAVVNSRIGSPRVKAFFKASLFVPALTSVVVAGLVFRLMFSESENAVMNQVLQLVGLGPVRWLREDLTGLAALLALAVWRWTGVNTMYFIAGMQSIPGEYYEAASIDGANKRQQFLRITVPNLRPTMVYVTTISVYGGLAMFLESFMLYGGNASPNNQGLTVVGYLYRRGIEQNDLGFASAVGIVLLVVVMAINITQLTLSGTFRKEHVR; encoded by the coding sequence GTGCGGCGGCTCCTGTACTCCCAGCGGCTCGCGCCGTACCTGTTCATCCTGCCGTTCGTGGCCACGCTGGCGCTGTTCTGGATCATCCCGGTCGCCCGGTCGGTCGTGATGTCGACGCAGGAGGTCCTCTACGGCCAGACCACCTCGGTCGGCCTCGACAACTACGCCCGCCTGTGGAACGACAGCGTCTTCTGGACCGCGATGTTCAACAGCGCGCGGTACATGGTCCTGACGCTGGCGCTCCTCATCCCGATCCCGATGCTCCTCGCGGCCGTGGTGAACTCCCGGATCGGCAGCCCGCGGGTCAAGGCGTTCTTCAAGGCGTCCCTTTTCGTCCCCGCGCTCACCTCGGTGGTGGTCGCCGGCCTGGTGTTCCGGCTCATGTTCTCCGAGTCGGAGAACGCGGTGATGAACCAGGTGCTGCAGCTGGTCGGGCTCGGGCCCGTCCGGTGGCTGCGCGAGGACCTCACCGGGCTGGCGGCGCTCCTGGCGCTCGCCGTCTGGCGCTGGACCGGCGTCAACACCATGTACTTCATCGCCGGGATGCAGTCGATCCCCGGCGAGTACTACGAGGCGGCGTCGATCGACGGCGCGAACAAGCGCCAGCAGTTCCTGCGGATCACGGTGCCGAACCTCCGGCCGACGATGGTCTACGTCACCACCATCAGCGTGTACGGCGGCCTCGCGATGTTCCTCGAGAGCTTCATGCTCTACGGCGGGAACGCGTCCCCCAACAACCAGGGCCTGACCGTCGTCGGCTACCTCTACCGCCGCGGCATCGAGCAGAACGACCTCGGCTTCGCGTCCGCCGTCGGGATCGTGCTGCTCGTCGTGGTCATGGCGATCAACATCACGCAGCTGACCCTCTCCGGCACGTTCAGGAAGGAGCACGTGCGATGA
- the gcvT gene encoding glycine cleavage system aminomethyltransferase GcvT encodes MTPFAGWMMPLRYAGDLAEHQAVRTAAGLFDLSHMGELHVDGPGAGTGLDHALVGNISGLAVGRARYTMIVQEDGGILDDLIVYRLADEAYLVVANASNVAVVAAALAERLAPFEASLTDRSLETALIAVQGPRSAEIVVGLTDPAHADAVRDVKYYAGVPATVGGVEALVARTGYTGEDGFELFVPAAAAPGLWRDLLAAGAPLGLVPAGLSARDSLRLEAGMPLYGNELDTTTAPHDAGLGRVVRLDKTTADGEPLPFVGRAALASRAHATPSRVLVGLVGSGRRAARHGYEVLTTTAEDAVTVGRVTSGAPSPTLGTPIAMAYVTPEVSAEGTELAVDVRGRREPVRVVALPFYRRS; translated from the coding sequence ATGACGCCGTTCGCCGGCTGGATGATGCCGCTGCGCTACGCCGGCGACCTCGCGGAGCACCAGGCGGTCCGCACCGCCGCCGGGCTGTTCGACCTGTCGCACATGGGCGAGCTGCACGTGGACGGCCCCGGGGCCGGCACCGGCCTCGACCACGCGCTGGTCGGGAACATCTCCGGCCTCGCGGTCGGACGCGCGCGCTACACGATGATCGTGCAGGAGGACGGCGGGATCCTGGACGACCTGATCGTCTACCGGCTCGCGGACGAGGCCTACCTGGTCGTCGCGAACGCCTCGAACGTCGCGGTGGTCGCCGCCGCGCTGGCCGAGCGGCTGGCGCCGTTCGAGGCCTCGCTCACCGACCGGTCCCTGGAGACGGCGCTCATCGCGGTGCAGGGCCCCCGGTCCGCCGAGATCGTCGTCGGCCTCACCGACCCCGCGCACGCCGACGCGGTCCGCGACGTGAAGTACTACGCGGGCGTGCCCGCCACCGTCGGCGGCGTCGAGGCGCTGGTGGCCCGCACGGGCTACACCGGCGAGGACGGCTTCGAGCTGTTCGTGCCCGCCGCGGCCGCGCCCGGCCTGTGGCGGGACCTGCTCGCCGCGGGCGCGCCGCTCGGCCTGGTGCCCGCCGGGCTCTCGGCGCGCGACAGCCTGCGGCTGGAGGCGGGCATGCCGCTGTACGGCAACGAGCTCGACACCACCACCGCCCCGCACGACGCGGGCCTCGGGCGGGTGGTCCGCCTGGACAAGACGACCGCCGACGGCGAGCCGCTGCCGTTCGTCGGGCGCGCCGCGCTCGCCTCCCGGGCGCACGCCACCCCGTCCCGCGTGCTCGTCGGCCTGGTGGGCTCCGGCCGGCGCGCCGCCCGGCACGGCTACGAGGTCCTGACCACGACGGCCGAGGACGCCGTCACGGTCGGCCGCGTCACGTCGGGTGCGCCCTCGCCGACGCTCGGCACCCCGATCGCCATGGCGTACGTGACCCCCGAGGTCAGCGCCGAGGGCACGGAGCTCGCGGTCGACGTGCGCGGCCGGCGCGAGCCGGTCCGCGTGGTGGCGCTGCCGTTCTACCGTCGGTCCTGA
- a CDS encoding LysR family transcriptional regulator, which translates to MDSVPPRRIPLGALELLEAVDAHGSLSGAARALGLAQPSVSTGLRRLERQTGLTLVTRAASGTRLTPSGTALLGRARDVLAASDALEREVQALRSAQQGRVRVAASLSVAEYLVPGWLATLPAGAAVVDLVVANSRDVMEAVLHGRADLGFVEGPGVADGLDARSVGDDELVVVVAPGHPWARRRRPVTATELARAPLAVREAGSGTRAVLEQALTAAGHPLAGSPAQLGSTSAVKNVVRGGSAAAVLSRLTVADEIDRGDLVRVAVEGVDLTRTLRMVWARSRRPTPSAHDLAAHVLRATTSG; encoded by the coding sequence ATGGACTCCGTCCCCCCACGACGCATCCCGCTCGGCGCCCTCGAGCTGCTGGAGGCGGTCGACGCGCACGGCTCCCTGTCCGGCGCTGCGCGGGCCCTCGGGCTCGCGCAGCCGTCGGTCAGCACCGGCCTGCGCCGGCTCGAGCGGCAGACCGGCCTGACGCTGGTCACGCGCGCGGCGTCCGGCACGCGGCTGACCCCGTCGGGCACGGCCCTGCTCGGGCGGGCCCGGGACGTCCTGGCCGCCTCCGACGCGCTCGAGCGCGAGGTGCAGGCGCTGCGCAGCGCCCAGCAGGGCCGGGTCCGGGTGGCCGCCAGCCTGAGCGTCGCCGAGTACCTCGTCCCGGGATGGCTGGCGACGCTGCCCGCCGGGGCCGCGGTCGTCGACCTGGTGGTCGCCAACTCGCGCGACGTGATGGAGGCGGTCCTGCACGGCCGCGCCGACCTGGGGTTCGTCGAGGGCCCGGGCGTCGCCGACGGCCTGGACGCCCGGTCGGTCGGGGACGACGAGCTGGTCGTCGTCGTCGCGCCTGGCCACCCGTGGGCGCGCCGGCGGCGACCGGTCACCGCGACGGAGCTCGCGCGCGCACCCCTGGCCGTGCGCGAAGCCGGGTCCGGCACCCGCGCGGTGCTGGAGCAGGCGCTGACCGCCGCGGGCCACCCGCTCGCCGGCTCCCCCGCGCAGCTCGGGTCGACGTCCGCGGTGAAGAACGTGGTGCGCGGCGGGAGCGCCGCGGCCGTGCTGTCCCGGCTGACGGTCGCCGACGAGATCGACCGCGGCGACCTGGTCCGCGTCGCGGTCGAGGGTGTCGACCTCACCCGCACGCTCCGCATGGTCTGGGCGCGGTCTCGGCGGCCGACCCCGTCCGCGCACGACCTCGCCGCGCACGTCCTGCGCGCGACGACCTCCGGCTAG
- a CDS encoding YeiH family protein yields MLGLDRAVVPGLAAALLVGAACVGLTALVPVLPGLLVAIVLGAIARSAGLVPAVLEPGLAWTGRRVLRAGVVLLGLQLSVRDLLGLGAGEAVVLLATVSATFAATLWLGRVLGVGRRLTLLVATGFSICGAAAVAAMSPVAEAEEDEVATAVALVTVYGSLAILVVPLTAGALGLADRTAGLWAGMAVHEVAQVVAAAGTVSAAALSVAVVAKLARVVLLAPLVAGVGLVRRRSAARGGDDGGAAGGARGRRRGAAPLVPLFVVGFVVAVAVRSAGLVPELVLPAVKPVTTLLLGAAMTALGTQIHLGRLVRTGGRPLALGAAATVVAMAVSLAGLLAIG; encoded by the coding sequence GTGCTCGGCCTCGACCGGGCCGTCGTGCCCGGGCTGGCCGCCGCGCTGCTCGTCGGCGCGGCCTGCGTCGGCCTGACGGCCCTCGTCCCCGTGCTGCCGGGCCTGCTGGTCGCCATCGTGCTCGGCGCGATCGCCCGGTCCGCGGGGCTGGTCCCGGCGGTGCTCGAGCCCGGGCTCGCGTGGACGGGCCGGCGGGTGCTCCGCGCCGGGGTCGTCCTGCTCGGGCTGCAGCTGTCCGTCCGGGACCTGCTGGGTCTCGGGGCGGGCGAGGCGGTCGTGCTGCTGGCCACGGTGTCCGCGACGTTCGCCGCGACGCTGTGGCTCGGCCGCGTCCTCGGCGTCGGGCGGCGCCTGACGCTGCTCGTCGCGACCGGGTTCTCGATCTGCGGGGCCGCGGCGGTCGCGGCGATGAGCCCCGTCGCGGAGGCCGAGGAGGACGAGGTCGCCACCGCCGTCGCGCTGGTGACCGTCTACGGCAGCCTCGCGATCCTGGTGGTGCCGCTCACGGCGGGCGCGCTCGGGCTCGCCGACCGGACCGCCGGGCTCTGGGCGGGGATGGCGGTGCACGAGGTCGCCCAGGTGGTGGCCGCGGCGGGGACCGTGTCGGCCGCGGCGCTGTCGGTCGCGGTCGTCGCGAAGCTCGCCCGGGTCGTGCTGCTCGCGCCGCTCGTGGCGGGGGTCGGTCTGGTGCGGCGGCGGTCGGCCGCCCGAGGCGGGGACGACGGCGGTGCGGCGGGGGGTGCTCGCGGGCGCCGGCGCGGCGCGGCGCCGCTCGTGCCGCTGTTCGTGGTCGGGTTCGTCGTCGCGGTGGCGGTGCGGTCGGCAGGCCTCGTCCCGGAGCTCGTCCTGCCGGCGGTGAAGCCGGTCACCACGCTGCTCCTCGGGGCGGCGATGACGGCCCTCGGGACGCAGATCCACCTGGGGCGGCTGGTGCGGACCGGAGGTCGGCCGCTGGCGCTCGGCGCGGCGGCGACGGTCGTGGCGATGGCGGTGAGCCTGGCGGGGCTGCTGGCGATCGGCTGA
- the gcvP gene encoding aminomethyl-transferring glycine dehydrogenase, whose product MTHLEDLPTDARTTAAGTPRAAVPADRTDAARGFADRHVGPRPGDVAGLLAHVGDGWPSLDALIDAAVPASIRTDRPLALPEARGESEVLAALRTIADKNTVLTQMIGLGYHDTVTPPVIRRNVLESPAWYTAYTPYQPEISQGRLEALLNFQTVVADLTALPVANASLLDEATAVAEAVALMHRAAKGRTGVVVLDADCLPQTLAVTLGRAEAAGLGVRVADLTDGLPDLGDEALVGLVLQAPGASGAVRDLAPLIAAAKDAGALVTVAADLLSLTLLTPPGEQGADIAVGSAQRFGVPLFYGGPHAAYMAVRTGLERSLPGRLVGVSIDADGATAYRLALQTREQHIRREKATSNICTAQALLAIVASMYAVYHGPDGLREIAERVHARAVALADGLRAGGVAVEHAQFFDTVRAVVPGRARAVVAAAAARGINVWAADDDHVQVTCDEVTTEAHVAEVLAAFGDADAGALATGPADGLDAPAIPVHLRRTSDYLTHPVFHRHRSETAMLRYLRALSDKDLALDRTMIPLGSCTMKLNATVEMEAISWPGFAGLHPFVPAEQAAGYAELIGDLTGWLAEITGYAAVSVQPNAGSQGEFAGLLAIRGYHEGRRAEAIAAGAAPEDVPVRDLCLIPASAHGTNAASAALAGMRVVVVATAEDGSVQLDDLRAKLEQHGPRVAAIMITYPSTHGVYEEDVREVCDLVHAAGGQVYIDGANLNALVGLARPGEFGGDVSHLNLHKTFCIPHGGGGPGVGPIGVAAHLVPYLPATDAVFTGDTGALTGGAAPAVSAAPFGSAGILPISWAYVALMGGDGLRRATETAVLSANYLASRLAPHFPVLYTGPAGLVAHECILDLRAITKQTGVTAEDVAKRLMDYGFHAPTLSFPVAGTLMVEPTESEDVAELDRFVEAMVAIRAEIDAVAAGRWAVAESPLRNAPHTAASLVADAWDKPYGRELAAYPVAGLRAGKYWPPVRRIDGAHGDRNLVCACPPIEAYAEGAAL is encoded by the coding sequence GTGACCCACCTCGAGGACCTCCCCACCGACGCCCGCACGACGGCCGCCGGGACCCCGCGCGCCGCCGTGCCCGCGGACCGCACCGACGCCGCGCGCGGCTTCGCCGACCGGCACGTCGGCCCCCGCCCGGGCGACGTCGCGGGCCTGCTCGCGCACGTCGGCGACGGCTGGCCGAGCCTGGACGCGCTGATCGACGCGGCGGTCCCGGCGAGCATCCGCACGGACCGCCCGCTCGCGCTGCCCGAGGCGCGGGGCGAGTCCGAGGTGCTGGCCGCGCTGCGGACGATCGCGGACAAGAACACCGTGCTGACCCAGATGATCGGGCTGGGCTATCACGACACCGTGACGCCGCCGGTGATCCGCCGGAACGTGCTCGAGTCCCCGGCCTGGTACACCGCGTACACGCCCTACCAGCCGGAGATCTCCCAGGGGCGGCTCGAGGCGCTGCTCAACTTCCAGACCGTGGTCGCCGACCTCACCGCGCTGCCGGTCGCCAACGCGTCGCTGCTCGACGAGGCCACCGCGGTCGCCGAGGCGGTCGCGCTCATGCACCGCGCGGCCAAGGGCCGCACGGGAGTCGTGGTGCTGGACGCCGACTGCCTGCCGCAGACCCTCGCGGTCACGCTGGGCCGGGCGGAGGCCGCGGGCCTGGGCGTCCGGGTCGCCGACCTGACCGACGGGCTGCCGGACCTCGGCGACGAGGCGCTGGTCGGCCTCGTGCTCCAGGCGCCCGGCGCGTCAGGCGCCGTGCGGGACCTCGCGCCGCTGATCGCCGCCGCCAAGGACGCGGGCGCGCTGGTCACGGTCGCCGCGGACCTGCTGTCGCTCACGCTGCTCACGCCGCCGGGCGAGCAGGGCGCCGACATCGCGGTCGGCTCGGCCCAGCGGTTCGGCGTCCCGCTGTTCTACGGCGGCCCGCACGCCGCCTACATGGCCGTGCGGACCGGCCTGGAGCGCTCGCTCCCCGGCCGCCTGGTCGGGGTGTCGATCGACGCCGACGGCGCCACCGCGTACCGGCTCGCCCTGCAGACGCGCGAGCAGCACATCCGCCGCGAGAAGGCGACCAGCAACATCTGCACCGCGCAGGCCCTGCTCGCGATCGTCGCCTCGATGTACGCGGTCTACCACGGGCCCGACGGCCTGCGGGAGATCGCCGAGCGGGTGCACGCGCGGGCCGTCGCGCTCGCGGACGGGCTGCGCGCCGGCGGCGTGGCCGTCGAGCACGCGCAGTTCTTCGACACCGTCCGCGCCGTGGTGCCGGGCCGGGCGCGCGCCGTGGTCGCCGCCGCGGCCGCCCGGGGGATCAACGTCTGGGCGGCGGACGACGACCACGTCCAGGTGACCTGCGACGAGGTGACCACCGAGGCGCACGTGGCCGAGGTGCTCGCGGCCTTCGGCGACGCCGACGCGGGCGCGCTCGCCACCGGGCCCGCCGACGGCCTCGACGCCCCGGCGATCCCGGTGCACCTGCGCCGTACCTCGGACTACCTCACGCACCCGGTGTTCCACCGGCACCGGTCCGAGACCGCGATGCTCCGGTACCTGCGCGCGCTGTCCGACAAGGACCTCGCGCTGGACCGGACGATGATCCCGCTGGGCTCCTGCACGATGAAGCTCAACGCGACGGTCGAGATGGAGGCCATCTCCTGGCCCGGGTTCGCCGGCCTGCACCCGTTCGTGCCGGCCGAGCAGGCCGCGGGCTACGCCGAGCTGATCGGCGACCTCACGGGCTGGCTGGCCGAGATCACCGGGTACGCCGCGGTGTCGGTGCAGCCGAACGCGGGCTCGCAGGGCGAGTTCGCCGGGCTGCTCGCGATCCGCGGGTACCACGAGGGCCGGCGGGCGGAGGCGATCGCCGCCGGCGCCGCGCCCGAGGACGTCCCGGTGCGCGACCTCTGCCTCATCCCCGCGTCCGCGCACGGCACCAACGCCGCGTCGGCCGCCCTGGCCGGGATGCGGGTGGTCGTCGTCGCGACCGCCGAGGACGGCTCGGTGCAGCTGGACGACCTGCGCGCCAAGCTCGAGCAGCACGGCCCCCGGGTGGCCGCGATCATGATCACCTACCCGTCGACGCACGGCGTCTACGAAGAGGACGTGCGCGAGGTCTGCGACCTGGTGCACGCGGCGGGTGGGCAGGTGTACATCGACGGCGCCAACCTCAACGCGCTGGTCGGGCTGGCCCGGCCGGGCGAGTTCGGCGGCGACGTCTCGCACCTCAACCTGCACAAGACGTTCTGCATCCCGCACGGCGGCGGCGGCCCGGGCGTGGGCCCGATCGGCGTCGCGGCGCACCTGGTGCCGTACCTGCCGGCGACCGACGCGGTGTTCACCGGCGACACCGGCGCGCTGACCGGCGGGGCCGCCCCGGCCGTGTCGGCCGCACCGTTCGGGTCCGCCGGCATCCTGCCGATCTCCTGGGCCTACGTGGCGCTGATGGGCGGCGACGGCCTGCGCCGCGCCACCGAGACCGCCGTGCTGTCCGCCAACTACCTGGCCTCGCGCCTGGCCCCGCACTTCCCCGTGCTCTACACCGGGCCCGCCGGTCTGGTGGCGCACGAGTGCATCCTCGACCTGCGCGCGATCACCAAGCAGACCGGCGTGACGGCCGAGGACGTCGCGAAGCGGCTGATGGACTACGGCTTCCACGCGCCGACGCTGTCCTTCCCGGTGGCGGGCACGCTGATGGTCGAGCCCACGGAGTCGGAGGACGTCGCGGAGCTCGACCGGTTCGTCGAGGCGATGGTCGCGATCCGCGCCGAGATCGACGCGGTCGCGGCCGGGCGGTGGGCCGTGGCGGAGTCGCCGCTGCGGAACGCGCCGCACACCGCGGCGTCGCTCGTCGCGGACGCCTGGGACAAGCCCTACGGCCGCGAGCTCGCGGCCTACCCGGTCGCGGGCCTCCGCGCCGGGAAGTACTGGCCGCCGGTCCGGCGGATCGACGGCGCGCACGGGGACCGGAACCTCGTCTGCGCCTGCCCGCCCATCGAGGCCTACGCCGAGGGAGCCGCGCTGTGA
- a CDS encoding helix-turn-helix transcriptional regulator, with protein MATLEIAPTASTSILGEPLTTRERVVLAELAEDVTLEDIARKLFVTRNTVKSQVRSVYRKIGVSTRAEAVAWAQAAGMR; from the coding sequence ATGGCCACCCTGGAGATCGCCCCCACCGCGTCCACCAGCATCCTGGGTGAGCCGCTCACGACGCGTGAGCGGGTCGTCCTCGCCGAGCTGGCGGAGGACGTCACCCTCGAGGACATCGCCCGCAAGCTCTTCGTCACGCGCAACACCGTGAAGTCGCAGGTGCGGTCGGTGTACCGCAAGATCGGCGTCTCCACGCGGGCCGAGGCCGTCGCCTGGGCCCAGGCCGCCGGCATGCGCTGA
- the gcvH gene encoding glycine cleavage system protein GcvH, which translates to MSDVPTHLQYTAEHEWIDGAEPATVGITKNAADALGDIVYLELPTVGSEIAAGAVVGEVESTKSVSELYSPVAGTVVEVNQEAVDEPSVVNGDPYGAGWLFKVDVTSAGPLLSAEEYAATLTD; encoded by the coding sequence ATGAGCGACGTCCCCACGCACCTGCAGTACACCGCCGAGCACGAGTGGATCGACGGCGCCGAGCCGGCCACCGTCGGCATCACCAAGAACGCGGCCGACGCGCTCGGCGACATCGTCTACCTCGAGCTGCCGACCGTCGGCAGCGAGATCGCGGCGGGCGCGGTCGTGGGCGAGGTCGAGTCGACCAAGTCCGTGTCCGAGCTGTACTCCCCGGTGGCGGGCACCGTGGTCGAGGTCAACCAGGAGGCGGTCGACGAGCCGTCGGTCGTGAACGGGGACCCGTACGGCGCCGGCTGGCTGTTCAAGGTGGACGTCACGAGCGCCGGCCCGCTGCTGTCCGCCGAGGAGTACGCCGCGACGCTCACGGACTGA
- a CDS encoding zf-TFIIB domain-containing protein → MRCPTDGAELVMAERQGVEIDYCPSCRGIWLDRGELDKILDRAAGAPAPGAPDPGPAAPAYPSAPAPGYPPAPGYDGYRDPGHRGDGGYRDDRGYRDDRGYDRRPDDRRPDDRRYDDRRDPRYPYGKKKKRESWLGDLLDFD, encoded by the coding sequence ATGAGGTGTCCCACGGACGGGGCCGAGCTGGTGATGGCGGAGCGGCAGGGCGTCGAGATCGACTACTGCCCGTCGTGCCGCGGGATCTGGCTGGACCGCGGCGAGCTCGACAAGATCCTCGACCGCGCCGCCGGGGCGCCCGCGCCGGGGGCGCCGGACCCCGGCCCCGCCGCCCCCGCCTACCCGTCGGCGCCCGCCCCCGGGTACCCGCCCGCCCCGGGCTACGACGGCTACCGCGACCCGGGCCACCGCGGGGACGGCGGCTACCGCGACGACCGGGGCTACCGCGACGACCGCGGGTACGACCGCCGCCCCGACGACCGCCGCCCCGACGACCGCCGGTACGACGACCGCCGCGACCCGCGGTACCCGTACGGCAAGAAGAAGAAGCGGGAGTCCTGGCTGGGCGACCTGCTCGACTTCGACTGA
- a CDS encoding lactate dehydrogenase, with protein MDVAVLGATGDVGRQVCAQLIERRVLPTTSRLQLVGRPGGASGRASYGLRADLVDAYDEHAPLIDVALDPEDVVADVVVLTAGRTAPARAGAVTDRAALAAENHEVFASYARAIARHGSGHEVVVVVSNPVELGVAVVARELGRHRVIGMGAWLDTLRFRREVAVSLGVRRHRVGGFVAGQHGDDLVPLWSTVRISGLDVEERRRAVAALRGGRTLDGFAAEIEDAKRDLGGLMADDVAAAFDLVETWPPDLRGVARPWLTHQSGAKTAAATANATVDLVDTVLDGRDIVVAGQVALDGEVAVAGTPLRGVLGVPVVLGPEGWTRVLLDEPEPDEARRLLASAARIDAMLAPWGLGAGAGR; from the coding sequence GTGGACGTGGCGGTGCTGGGAGCGACGGGGGACGTCGGGCGGCAGGTGTGCGCGCAGCTCATCGAGCGGCGGGTGCTGCCGACGACGTCGCGGCTGCAGCTCGTCGGGCGGCCGGGCGGTGCGTCGGGGCGGGCGTCCTACGGGCTGCGCGCGGACCTGGTCGACGCGTACGACGAGCACGCCCCGCTCATCGACGTGGCGCTCGACCCGGAGGACGTGGTCGCCGACGTCGTCGTGCTGACCGCCGGCCGGACGGCGCCGGCGCGCGCCGGGGCGGTGACGGACCGGGCGGCGCTCGCGGCGGAGAACCACGAGGTGTTCGCCTCCTACGCCCGCGCGATCGCGCGGCACGGCTCCGGCCACGAGGTGGTCGTCGTGGTGTCGAACCCCGTGGAGCTGGGCGTGGCCGTCGTGGCCCGCGAGCTGGGCCGGCACCGGGTGATCGGCATGGGCGCCTGGCTGGACACGCTGCGGTTCCGCCGCGAGGTCGCGGTGTCCCTCGGCGTGCGCCGGCACCGGGTGGGCGGGTTCGTCGCGGGGCAGCACGGGGACGACCTCGTGCCGCTGTGGTCCACGGTCCGGATCAGCGGGCTCGACGTCGAGGAGCGGCGGCGTGCGGTGGCGGCGCTGCGCGGCGGGCGGACCCTCGACGGGTTCGCGGCCGAGATCGAGGACGCGAAGCGGGACCTCGGCGGCCTGATGGCCGACGACGTGGCCGCGGCGTTCGACCTGGTCGAGACCTGGCCGCCGGACCTGCGCGGCGTCGCGCGCCCGTGGCTCACGCACCAGAGCGGCGCCAAGACGGCGGCGGCCACCGCGAACGCGACGGTCGACCTGGTGGACACCGTGCTCGACGGGCGGGACATCGTCGTCGCCGGCCAGGTCGCGCTGGACGGGGAGGTGGCCGTGGCGGGGACGCCGCTGCGCGGGGTGCTCGGGGTGCCGGTGGTGCTGGGACCCGAGGGCTGGACGCGGGTGCTGCTGGACGAGCCCGAGCCGGACGAGGCGCGCCGGCTGCTGGCCTCCGCGGCGCGGATCGACGCGATGCTCGCGCCGTGGGGCCTGGGCGCGGGGGCGGGCCGGTGA
- a CDS encoding helix-turn-helix transcriptional regulator, translating into MPPEDDAGRIHCRLDELLAERGMTLARLAELVGVTVVNLSVLKNDRARAIRFSTLTAVCDVLGCQVGDLLVVVPQGRDQ; encoded by the coding sequence ATGCCACCCGAGGACGACGCCGGGCGGATCCACTGCCGGCTGGACGAGCTGCTGGCGGAGCGCGGGATGACGCTCGCCCGGCTCGCGGAGCTGGTGGGCGTGACCGTGGTGAACCTGTCGGTGCTGAAGAACGACCGGGCGCGCGCGATCCGGTTCTCGACCCTGACCGCCGTGTGCGACGTGCTCGGCTGCCAGGTCGGCGACCTGCTCGTCGTCGTGCCGCAGGGTCGTGACCAGTAG
- a CDS encoding carbohydrate ABC transporter permease codes for MTAAPARPRPASPAPPVSGAGPRRPAPRGVRALSALQSAALIAIALVALVPLAAILVATFQSGADIMRGGITLAVDPATLSLDNWTMLFTDSGPYFRWFANSLVVTVVQVVGTLLVSSFVAYGFAMYDFRGRTPLFIAVLAIMAVPFEMVMLPLYVQVNEMGLADTYAVIVIPFLAAAVTIFFFRQYFLGVPKEILEAGRVDGVTEFGIFFRLVLPIARPAIAAMAILNGMMCWNNLLWPLLVLRSSEKFTLPIGLNTLITPYANNYGLLIVGSFFSLVPILVLFLAFQRFFVEGMTAGAVKG; via the coding sequence ATGACCGCGGCCCCCGCACGCCCCCGCCCCGCGTCCCCCGCCCCGCCCGTGTCCGGCGCGGGTCCCCGCCGGCCCGCCCCGCGCGGCGTCCGGGCGCTGTCGGCCCTGCAGTCGGCCGCCCTGATCGCGATCGCGCTCGTCGCCCTCGTCCCGCTCGCCGCGATCCTCGTGGCCACGTTCCAGTCGGGCGCCGACATCATGCGCGGCGGGATCACGCTCGCCGTCGACCCGGCGACGCTCAGCCTGGACAACTGGACGATGCTGTTCACCGACTCCGGTCCGTACTTCCGGTGGTTCGCCAACTCGCTCGTCGTGACGGTGGTCCAGGTCGTCGGGACCCTGCTGGTCAGCTCGTTCGTGGCCTACGGCTTCGCGATGTACGACTTCCGCGGCCGCACCCCGCTGTTCATCGCGGTGCTCGCCATCATGGCCGTCCCGTTCGAGATGGTCATGCTCCCGCTGTACGTCCAGGTGAACGAGATGGGGCTCGCCGACACCTACGCGGTCATCGTGATCCCGTTCCTCGCCGCGGCCGTGACGATCTTCTTCTTCCGGCAGTACTTCCTCGGGGTGCCCAAGGAGATCCTCGAGGCCGGGCGGGTGGACGGCGTCACGGAGTTCGGCATCTTCTTCCGGCTGGTCCTGCCGATCGCGCGCCCCGCGATCGCCGCCATGGCGATCCTCAACGGGATGATGTGCTGGAACAACCTGCTGTGGCCGCTCCTCGTGCTGCGCTCCTCCGAGAAGTTCACGCTGCCGATCGGGTTGAACACCCTGATCACGCCGTACGCGAACAACTACGGCCTCCTCATCGTCGGGTCGTTCTTCTCGCTCGTCCCGATCTTGGTCCTCTTCCTCGCCTTCCAGCGTTTTTTCGTGGAGGGAATGACCGCGGGCGCCGTCAAGGGCTGA